In the Moraxella osloensis genome, TAAGCTGGTTTTATTTTCAAATTATTTTTTCTATTTTTTAATTGGTCCAATATATGTCGTTATTACAAATCGCTGAACCCAATCAAAGTGCCAAGCCCCATGCGCATCGTTTTGCTTTAGGAATTGATTTAGGAACCACGCGCTCACTGGTAGCGGTAGTGCGTTCAGGCGAGCCACAAGTGATTGGCGATAAAGTTAGTGAGTGTCAATCTAGTGAAAATAACGCCAATAACGACAGTCAAATTGCTAATCAGGTAAAAGGTAGCGATTGCCAAAAGCTTTTACCCTCGGTGGTGTATTTTGGCTTAGATGACAATGGCAATCCAGAAACTTTGGTAGGTAGTCATGCTGAAGCAATGGCAGAACAAGCACCAAATCATACTGTACGCTCGGTCAAACGGTTTATGGGTCGAAGCATCAAGGATATTAAGTTCAATCATCCCTATGAATTAGTCGGTGATGTCGACGTCATGCCAAGTATCCAAACCCCACAAGGTGCCAAAAATCCTGTTGAAATATCAAGTATCCTGTTAAAACATCTATATGACCGAGCAAAATTGGCATTACCTGACAATAGTATTGTAGGGGCGGTGATTACGGTGCCGGCTTATTTTGATGAAGCACAGCGCCAAGCCACCAAAGATGCGGCTAAATTGGCAGGCATTCATGTGATTCGCTTATTAAACGAGCCGACGGCTGCTGCGATGGCGTATGGGCTGAACCAAGCACAAGACGAAGCGTATCATCTTATTTATGATTTGGGCGGGGGCACGTTTGATGTATCGGTGTTAAAGCTCAATCACGGTGTGTATGAGGTGCTCGCAACTGGCGGTAATAGCGCACTGGGTGGCGATGATATTGACCGATTGATCGCTAATTGGCTGATTCAACAAACAGGTTTGAATCCATCAAGCATTGATAATCATCAAAAACAGCTGCTAAACGTACAGGCTCGCACGCTTAAAGAGCAGTTGTCAAAAGCAGACCAAGTGACTGCGGAGCTTTCAATCAGCGGTCAAGCTTTTGACATTGTGTTAACCCAAAGCAATCTTCGCCAAATCATCCAGCCTGTCACTGACCGTACATTAGCGGTGTGCGCGCAAGTGTTACGTGATGCTGGACTTGAGACGTCCCAGCTTGATGAAGTGGTATTGGTAGGTGGTTCGACACGAATGCCATTGATTCAGCAAATCGTAGCAGAAACGTTTAATAAGCCGCCACTGTCACGCATCAATCCCGATGAAGTCGTCGCGTTAGGCGCAGCCAAATATGCCGACCAATTAATCGGACAACAGCAAAATACGGTGTTGCTGCTTGACGTCACGCCTTTATCTTTGGGGCTTGAGACCATGGGTGGTCTCACCGAAGTGATTATTCCGCGTAACACGCCCATTCCTGTGACCCGTAAACAGGTATTTACAACCTATCAAGATAACCAAAATGGTATGATTATCCATGTGGTACAAGGTGAACGCGATACGGTGGCTGACAATCGCTCGTTAGGACAGTTTAAACTGACTGACATTCCAGCGATGAAAGCAGGGTTGGCGCGTATCGAAGTCACTTTTCAAATTGATGCCAATGGTCAGTTAACAGTTTGGGCTAAAGAGTTGACAACGGGCAAAGCAAGCCAAATTCAAGTCAAGCCATCTTACGGGTTGTCAGAAGATGAGCAGGAAAAACTGCTCAAAGCAGGCTTTGATTTTGCCATGCAAGATCGACTGCAGCGTAGCTTGATTGAAAGTCAAGTAGAAGCAAAACGAGAATTGTTGGCGCTAGCATCCGCGCTTGCAGAATTTGGCTTTTTATTAACCGATGAGCAGAAAAAAGTGCTGCAAACCTCGATGGCTGATGTTCAACAGGCGATTGATGGTGCTGAACAAGCCCAGTTAGAAACAGCGAGAGCGCAGCTAAAAGTTCATAGTGATGATTTTG is a window encoding:
- the hscA gene encoding Fe-S protein assembly chaperone HscA — encoded protein: MSLLQIAEPNQSAKPHAHRFALGIDLGTTRSLVAVVRSGEPQVIGDKVSECQSSENNANNDSQIANQVKGSDCQKLLPSVVYFGLDDNGNPETLVGSHAEAMAEQAPNHTVRSVKRFMGRSIKDIKFNHPYELVGDVDVMPSIQTPQGAKNPVEISSILLKHLYDRAKLALPDNSIVGAVITVPAYFDEAQRQATKDAAKLAGIHVIRLLNEPTAAAMAYGLNQAQDEAYHLIYDLGGGTFDVSVLKLNHGVYEVLATGGNSALGGDDIDRLIANWLIQQTGLNPSSIDNHQKQLLNVQARTLKEQLSKADQVTAELSISGQAFDIVLTQSNLRQIIQPVTDRTLAVCAQVLRDAGLETSQLDEVVLVGGSTRMPLIQQIVAETFNKPPLSRINPDEVVALGAAKYADQLIGQQQNTVLLLDVTPLSLGLETMGGLTEVIIPRNTPIPVTRKQVFTTYQDNQNGMIIHVVQGERDTVADNRSLGQFKLTDIPAMKAGLARIEVTFQIDANGQLTVWAKELTTGKASQIQVKPSYGLSEDEQEKLLKAGFDFAMQDRLQRSLIESQVEAKRELLALASALAEFGFLLTDEQKKVLQTSMADVQQAIDGAEQAQLETARAQLKVHSDDFAALIMNQAVNETMKGTSTADWSN